One window of the Vicinamibacterales bacterium genome contains the following:
- a CDS encoding TRAP transporter large permease subunit — MSVQESPGSEALRIKIENRIAAAALGGLMVLPLAQIAARKFLHAAIPGEAAIVSTMTLWLGMLGAAIAARDGKLLTLATGEFLPKGRLGDIAHVFAGAIGALICTVLAMGAAALVASDRAAGDMLTPQIPEWIADLVLPVGFALIAIRLAWRASPTVTGRAIAALGIVAGLALNYGRASLVGHPLAPWLILVLAAGVLGAPIFALLGGIALFASMTLGNPPIALPMMAYQELTTSTGIAAIPLFTVSGFLLAEGKSSERLLRVFRAWVGWLPGGTAIAAAALCAFFTLFTGGSGITILVLGGLLLPALVASGYRERFSIGLLTASGSLGLLFPLSLPLMLYGIVSQKAPIDDLFLGGLVPGFLMLGLLATLGVREGIRSGAARTPFQLREATAALWTAKWELFLPVFVIGTFVGGVATLVETAPIAALYTVLVQRYVTRDLPTWKDVFRVAADCIALVGGVLLILAVAAGLTDYLVFAQIPSALVDWTQAHVHSKLVFLLFLNVFLLLVGTLMDIFSAIVVVVPLILPLADIYGINYVHLGIIFVANLELGFLHPPLGLNLLLASVRFKKPVLEVTWATLPMLGILAIGVLLITYWPWLTLGILHWMGRV; from the coding sequence GTGAGCGTGCAGGAGAGTCCGGGGAGCGAAGCCCTTCGGATAAAGATCGAGAATCGTATCGCGGCCGCCGCGCTGGGCGGCCTGATGGTGCTGCCGCTCGCCCAGATCGCGGCTCGCAAGTTCCTCCACGCCGCCATCCCGGGCGAAGCCGCCATCGTCTCGACCATGACCCTGTGGCTCGGGATGCTCGGCGCCGCCATCGCCGCGCGCGACGGCAAGCTCCTGACGCTGGCCACCGGCGAATTCCTGCCGAAAGGGCGCCTCGGCGACATCGCGCACGTCTTCGCAGGGGCGATCGGCGCCCTGATCTGCACCGTGCTCGCGATGGGCGCGGCGGCGCTCGTTGCCAGCGACCGCGCCGCCGGCGACATGCTCACACCGCAGATCCCGGAGTGGATTGCGGACCTCGTGCTGCCGGTCGGCTTCGCGCTGATCGCGATCCGGCTGGCCTGGCGCGCTTCGCCCACCGTCACCGGCCGCGCCATCGCGGCGCTCGGGATCGTTGCCGGCCTCGCCCTCAACTACGGCCGCGCGAGCCTGGTAGGCCACCCGCTGGCGCCATGGCTGATCCTCGTCCTGGCCGCCGGCGTACTCGGCGCGCCGATTTTCGCGCTGCTCGGCGGCATCGCTCTCTTCGCCTCGATGACACTCGGCAACCCGCCCATCGCGCTGCCGATGATGGCCTACCAGGAACTGACGACGTCGACCGGCATCGCCGCCATCCCGTTGTTCACGGTCTCGGGATTCCTTCTCGCCGAAGGAAAATCGTCGGAGCGTCTGCTGCGGGTGTTCCGCGCCTGGGTCGGGTGGCTGCCTGGTGGCACGGCGATCGCCGCGGCGGCGCTCTGTGCGTTCTTCACGCTTTTTACCGGCGGCTCCGGCATCACGATTCTCGTCCTCGGCGGCCTGCTGCTGCCGGCGCTCGTCGCCAGCGGCTACCGCGAACGGTTCTCGATCGGCCTGCTGACGGCGTCGGGTTCGCTGGGCCTGCTCTTTCCGCTGTCCCTGCCGCTGATGCTCTACGGCATCGTCTCGCAGAAGGCGCCGATCGACGACCTGTTCCTCGGCGGGCTGGTGCCGGGATTCCTGATGCTGGGACTCCTCGCCACGCTCGGGGTGCGTGAAGGCATCCGCAGCGGCGCCGCGCGGACGCCGTTCCAGCTGCGCGAGGCGACGGCGGCCCTCTGGACGGCGAAATGGGAGCTGTTCCTGCCGGTCTTCGTCATCGGCACGTTCGTCGGCGGCGTCGCCACGCTGGTCGAAACGGCGCCCATCGCCGCGCTCTACACGGTGCTCGTGCAGCGCTACGTCACGCGCGACCTGCCGACGTGGAAGGACGTGTTCAGAGTCGCGGCGGACTGCATCGCGCTGGTCGGCGGCGTGCTGCTGATCCTCGCGGTGGCGGCGGGGCTGACCGACTATCTCGTCTTCGCCCAGATTCCCAGCGCGCTGGTCGACTGGACGCAGGCGCACGTGCACTCGAAGCTGGTCTTCCTGCTCTTCCTCAACGTGTTCCTGCTGCTGGTCGGCACGCTGATGGACATCTTTTCGGCCATTGTCGTGGTCGTGCCGCTGATCCTTCCGCTCGCCGACATCTACGGCATCAACTACGTGCACCTCGGGATCATCTTCGTCGCCAATCTCGAACTGGGGTTCCTGCACCCGCCACTCGGGCTGAACCTGCTGCTCGCGTCGGTGCGGTTCAAGAAGCCGGTGCTGGAGGTGACCTGGGCGACGCTGCCGATGCTTGGCATTCTCGCCATCGGTGTCCTGCTGATCACTTATTGGCCATGGCTCACGCTGGGGATTCTCCACTGGATGGGGAGAGTCTGA
- the serC gene encoding 3-phosphoserine/phosphohydroxythreonine transaminase codes for MTTATTHRIFNFSAGPAVLPLEVLEEAQRDLLSLPGVGMSILEVSHRSKAFDEVIQGCEADMRTLAGIPANYKILFLQGGASLQFSMVPMNLLPSGGSADYIVTGVWGQKAVKEAKKVGGVKIAGSTETGHFTRVPKQDELTLDPSAAYVHMTSNNTIYGTEWKWLPETGSVALVSDMSSDIFSGPVDIKKHALIYAGAQKNLAPAGVTLVIVRDDLLERSPASLHTMLSYKVQAENQSLYNTPPVFAIYVMRLVMAWLLKNGGLAAVDAINQRKADTLYAEIDRSGFYRGHAANDARSRMNVTFRLGSEELEKKFAKEATAAGLDGLKGHRSVGGMRASIYNAFPAAGVDALVQFMQEFEKKNG; via the coding sequence ATGACGACCGCGACGACGCATCGGATTTTCAATTTTTCCGCCGGCCCGGCAGTGTTGCCGCTCGAGGTGCTCGAGGAGGCGCAGCGCGACCTGCTGTCGCTGCCCGGCGTCGGCATGTCGATTCTCGAGGTCAGCCACCGATCGAAGGCGTTCGACGAGGTGATCCAGGGGTGCGAGGCCGACATGCGGACGCTGGCCGGCATCCCCGCGAACTACAAGATCCTCTTCCTGCAGGGCGGCGCGAGCCTGCAGTTCTCGATGGTGCCGATGAACCTGCTGCCGAGCGGCGGCTCGGCCGATTACATCGTGACCGGCGTGTGGGGGCAGAAGGCGGTCAAGGAAGCGAAGAAGGTCGGCGGCGTCAAGATCGCCGGCAGCACCGAGACGGGTCACTTCACGCGGGTGCCGAAGCAGGACGAGCTGACGCTCGATCCGAGCGCCGCCTACGTGCACATGACGTCCAACAACACGATCTACGGCACCGAATGGAAATGGCTGCCGGAGACCGGGAGCGTGGCGCTCGTCTCCGATATGTCGTCGGACATCTTCAGCGGTCCGGTGGACATCAAGAAGCACGCGCTCATCTACGCCGGTGCGCAGAAGAACCTGGCGCCCGCCGGCGTCACGCTCGTCATCGTCCGCGACGATCTGCTCGAACGCTCGCCGGCGTCCCTGCACACCATGCTCAGCTACAAGGTGCAGGCCGAGAACCAGTCGCTCTACAACACGCCGCCGGTCTTCGCGATATACGTGATGCGGCTGGTGATGGCGTGGCTGCTGAAGAACGGCGGCCTCGCGGCGGTCGACGCGATCAACCAGCGCAAGGCCGACACGCTCTACGCCGAGATCGATCGCAGCGGCTTCTACCGCGGCCACGCCGCGAACGACGCGCGGTCGCGCATGAACGTGACCTTCCGCCTTGGCAGCGAGGAGCTGGAGAAGAAGTTTGCCAAGGAGGCGACGGCCGCGGGCCTCGACGGCCTCAAGGGACACCGCTCGGTCGGCGGCATGCGCGCCTCGATCTACAACGCGTTCCCCGCGGCGGGCGTCGACGCGCTCGTGCAGTTCATGCAGGAGTTCGAGAAGAAGAACGGGTAG
- a CDS encoding M20/M25/M40 family metallo-hydrolase: MRNVWVGCAIAIVGSLAMAAAQTASPDWRAVEDETMRHYQALLRLDTRNPPGNEHLAAEYLKGVLDGEGIPAEILGSDPNRPNLVARLKGNGTKKPLLIMGHTDVVTVDPAKWKYPPFSATRDGGYVYGRGTVDDKDNATAALMTMILLKRMNVPLDRDVIFVAEAGEEGGDPVGIDYLVTDQFAKIEAEYCLAEGGGVTRKDGKVAYATIQTLEKIPRRIELVAGGISGHGSVPLKTNPVVHLAGAVARVGDWRPPIRLNETTAAYFQRLAEISPPDVAQHYRDVLSKDPAVQRAADDWLFEHEPRHSSMLRTSASPNIITGGYRFNVIPSQATATIDVRLLPDEDQEAFLEQVKKVVDDPAVDVKYPTAAIRPPGREARLDSEAFKAIEAAVTRVYDTVTIPTMGTGATDMAQLRGKGVQCFGIGPAVDMEDGPKGFGAHSDQERLLESELHRFVRFNWEIVTSLARAR; encoded by the coding sequence GTGAGGAACGTCTGGGTCGGCTGCGCGATTGCCATTGTCGGTTCGCTCGCGATGGCGGCGGCGCAGACGGCGTCGCCGGACTGGCGCGCGGTCGAGGACGAGACGATGCGGCATTACCAGGCGCTGCTGCGGCTCGACACGCGCAATCCGCCTGGCAACGAGCACCTCGCGGCTGAGTACCTGAAAGGCGTGCTCGACGGCGAGGGAATTCCCGCCGAGATCCTGGGTAGCGATCCCAATCGTCCGAACCTCGTCGCGCGGCTGAAGGGCAACGGCACGAAGAAGCCGCTGCTCATCATGGGACACACCGATGTCGTCACGGTGGACCCGGCGAAGTGGAAGTACCCGCCGTTCAGCGCGACGCGCGACGGCGGCTACGTCTACGGCCGCGGCACGGTCGACGACAAGGACAACGCCACCGCCGCGCTGATGACGATGATTCTGCTGAAGCGGATGAACGTGCCGCTCGACCGCGACGTCATCTTCGTCGCCGAGGCCGGCGAAGAGGGCGGCGATCCCGTCGGCATCGACTATCTGGTCACGGATCAGTTTGCGAAGATCGAGGCCGAGTACTGCCTGGCAGAAGGCGGCGGCGTCACGCGCAAGGACGGCAAGGTCGCCTACGCAACCATCCAGACGCTCGAGAAGATTCCGCGCCGCATCGAACTGGTCGCCGGCGGCATCTCGGGCCACGGCTCGGTCCCGCTCAAGACCAATCCCGTCGTTCATCTCGCCGGTGCGGTGGCGCGCGTCGGCGACTGGCGTCCGCCGATCCGCCTGAACGAGACGACGGCGGCCTATTTCCAGCGGCTCGCCGAGATCTCGCCGCCCGACGTGGCGCAGCACTACCGCGACGTGCTGTCGAAGGATCCGGCGGTGCAGAGAGCGGCCGACGACTGGCTCTTCGAGCACGAGCCGCGCCATTCGTCGATGCTGAGGACGTCGGCGTCGCCGAACATCATCACCGGCGGATACCGTTTCAACGTGATCCCCTCGCAGGCGACGGCGACGATCGACGTGCGGCTGCTCCCGGACGAGGACCAGGAGGCGTTCCTCGAGCAGGTGAAGAAGGTCGTCGATGATCCGGCCGTCGACGTGAAATACCCGACCGCCGCGATCCGGCCGCCTGGCCGCGAGGCGCGGCTCGACTCCGAGGCCTTCAAGGCGATCGAGGCCGCGGTGACGCGCGTCTACGACACCGTGACGATTCCGACGATGGGGACGGGCGCGACCGATATGGCGCAGCTTCGCGGCAAGGGCGTGCAGTGCTTCGGCATCGGTCCGGCGGTCGACATGGAGGACGGACCGAAGGGTTTCGGCGCCCACAGCGATCAAGAGCGGCTGCTCGAGAGCGAGCTGCATCGCTTCGTCCGCTTCAACTGGGAGATCGTGACCAGCCTGGCGCGGGCGCGCTAG
- a CDS encoding prolyl oligopeptidase family serine peptidase — protein sequence MKHSTLRYSALVVLVACACALPRAQQPAASGKKVLTAEDYTRWRTIASQEISGDGNWAAYVLSLTNVVQAEAKPVLQLVRLESGQQTEVANATAPAFSADSKWIAYQVDPSGGRGGRGRRGGGAAANQPGAGGDTAVPPGSPTAQPPANPAQVTTPPGQNPATQATPPAQPATSTPPAAAPPVPVPPAPADALPQGERGRGAAQEQPTRVELRNLATGAVKSWQDMQGFVFSPASTFLAMKRRPANANGGRGGGANASGGDQNSGGSGGAAANAAPAGPRGTDVILHNLATGRDQLLGSVGDIAFNKTGDLLAYTVDAAVKDGNGLFVLDLQSGRIHALDNDAKVYNRLTWSDDGKALAVLKGVDVDKMRERDNVVLAFADVKTSLGDAEAQPSLLDRTKASGFPKGWIVSDRAALDWSDDDKRVFFGAKSQLSSPESGPRKGTDEEANVDVWNTSDERVQSLQMARAEQDRNFTFRQAFDVPASKFVKLADETLRDVDVAPDGRWAVGRDTRGYISDYKRPAADLYRVDTTTGERTLMLKNQIINTSTGSHTFGVSPDGRFFLYWKDARFQAYDLDAGTSKTLGGSITASFVDPEFDHPGPKPAAGIAGYTADKKSVIVEQRYDLWELPLDGSNGRSLTNGIGTKGEIRLRYVRTLPLDPNLGNIAGGGAGGPGGGFGGGGGRGGNTLGRATIDLTKPVLLSAYGEWTKKAGFYELAGGQLKDLVYEDAAFSNPVKAANADKYLFTRQTFVDFPDLQVSGPSLKDAKKISDANPQQKEYAWGHRLLFDYKLKDGQRAQGILAIPDDYKPGEKRPMLVTFYEKNSQNMHRYNAPSYLTGMGSSPMQAVSEGYVTMMPDVYFHTGASHSDMLDAVEAATRRVIEMGYADPKRIGVNGHSYGGEGAAFVGTRSRLFAAVGMGAGVVDLFFDFNQNWGWSYSVQQQGSGGGNNAFDYYLYSQGREAVSPWSNPELYNFESALMHAPEVTAPFLIEHGGADPTVPFTNGLAMYNALRFNNKKAVLLAYPGEGHGLRGMANRKDLTIRFFQFFDHYLKGAPAPKWLTDGVPFLDKDSTKESK from the coding sequence GTGAAACACTCCACGCTCCGCTATAGCGCGCTCGTTGTCCTCGTCGCCTGTGCCTGCGCGCTGCCGCGTGCGCAGCAGCCGGCCGCCTCCGGCAAGAAGGTCCTCACAGCCGAGGACTACACCAGGTGGCGGACCATCGCGAGCCAGGAAATCTCCGGCGACGGGAACTGGGCCGCCTACGTGCTGTCGTTGACCAACGTAGTGCAGGCGGAGGCGAAACCGGTGCTGCAGCTGGTGCGGCTCGAATCCGGACAGCAGACGGAAGTCGCCAACGCGACGGCGCCGGCGTTCTCGGCCGACTCGAAGTGGATCGCCTATCAGGTCGACCCGTCGGGTGGGCGCGGCGGACGCGGACGCCGGGGCGGCGGCGCAGCCGCCAATCAGCCGGGCGCCGGCGGCGACACCGCGGTGCCGCCGGGATCTCCCACCGCTCAGCCGCCGGCCAATCCCGCTCAGGTAACGACGCCGCCGGGACAGAATCCGGCGACGCAGGCGACGCCGCCAGCGCAGCCCGCGACGTCGACGCCGCCTGCCGCCGCACCGCCCGTGCCGGTGCCGCCGGCGCCGGCCGACGCGCTGCCGCAGGGCGAGCGCGGCCGCGGTGCGGCGCAGGAGCAGCCGACCCGCGTCGAGCTGCGCAATCTCGCGACCGGCGCCGTGAAATCGTGGCAGGACATGCAGGGCTTCGTGTTCTCGCCAGCCTCGACCTTCCTCGCCATGAAGCGCCGTCCGGCGAACGCCAACGGCGGCCGCGGCGGCGGCGCGAACGCGAGCGGTGGCGATCAGAACAGCGGCGGCTCTGGAGGCGCGGCGGCGAACGCGGCGCCGGCGGGTCCGCGCGGCACCGACGTCATCCTGCACAATCTCGCGACCGGCCGCGATCAGCTGCTCGGCAGCGTCGGCGACATCGCGTTCAACAAGACTGGCGACCTGCTCGCCTACACCGTCGACGCCGCCGTCAAGGACGGCAACGGCCTCTTCGTCCTCGATCTACAGAGCGGCCGCATCCACGCGCTCGACAACGACGCGAAGGTCTACAACCGCCTGACCTGGAGCGACGATGGCAAGGCGCTCGCCGTCCTGAAGGGCGTCGACGTCGACAAGATGCGCGAGCGCGACAACGTCGTCCTCGCCTTCGCCGACGTCAAGACTTCGCTCGGCGATGCCGAGGCGCAGCCGTCGCTGCTCGATCGGACGAAGGCGAGCGGCTTTCCCAAGGGATGGATCGTGAGCGATCGCGCGGCGCTCGACTGGAGCGACGACGACAAGCGCGTGTTCTTCGGCGCCAAGTCGCAACTGTCCTCGCCTGAGAGCGGGCCGCGAAAGGGCACCGACGAGGAAGCCAATGTCGACGTGTGGAACACGTCCGATGAACGCGTCCAGTCGCTGCAGATGGCGCGCGCCGAACAGGATCGCAACTTCACGTTCCGCCAGGCGTTCGACGTCCCGGCTTCAAAGTTCGTCAAGCTCGCCGACGAGACGCTGCGCGACGTCGACGTGGCGCCGGACGGCCGCTGGGCGGTCGGACGCGACACGCGCGGCTACATCTCCGACTACAAGCGTCCTGCCGCCGACCTCTACCGCGTCGACACGACGACCGGCGAACGGACGCTGATGCTGAAGAACCAGATCATCAACACGTCCACCGGCAGCCACACCTTCGGCGTGTCGCCCGACGGTCGCTTCTTTCTCTATTGGAAGGATGCCAGATTCCAGGCCTACGACCTCGACGCCGGCACCTCGAAGACGCTCGGCGGCTCGATCACGGCGAGCTTCGTCGATCCGGAATTCGATCACCCCGGACCCAAACCCGCAGCCGGCATTGCTGGCTATACCGCCGACAAGAAGTCGGTGATCGTCGAGCAGCGCTACGACCTGTGGGAGCTGCCGCTCGACGGCTCGAACGGACGGAGCCTGACCAACGGCATCGGGACGAAGGGTGAAATCCGGCTGCGCTACGTGCGCACGCTGCCGCTCGATCCCAATCTCGGCAACATCGCTGGCGGCGGCGCCGGCGGTCCTGGCGGCGGATTCGGCGGCGGCGGCGGCCGCGGTGGAAACACTCTTGGGCGCGCGACGATCGATCTGACGAAACCCGTCCTCCTGTCAGCCTATGGAGAGTGGACGAAGAAGGCCGGCTTCTACGAGCTCGCCGGCGGCCAATTGAAGGATCTCGTCTACGAAGACGCCGCGTTCAGCAATCCCGTCAAGGCAGCGAACGCCGACAAGTACCTGTTCACGCGGCAGACCTTCGTCGACTTCCCCGATCTCCAGGTGTCTGGTCCGTCGCTGAAGGACGCCAAGAAAATCAGCGACGCGAATCCGCAGCAGAAGGAGTACGCGTGGGGCCACCGGCTGCTCTTCGACTACAAGCTGAAGGACGGCCAGCGCGCCCAGGGCATCCTCGCGATCCCCGATGACTACAAGCCGGGCGAGAAGCGGCCGATGCTGGTCACCTTCTACGAGAAGAACTCGCAGAACATGCACCGCTACAACGCGCCGTCGTATCTGACCGGCATGGGTTCGTCGCCGATGCAGGCGGTGAGCGAGGGCTACGTCACGATGATGCCCGACGTGTACTTCCACACCGGCGCGTCGCACAGCGACATGCTCGACGCGGTGGAAGCGGCGACGCGCCGCGTCATCGAGATGGGCTACGCCGATCCGAAGCGCATCGGCGTCAACGGCCACAGCTACGGTGGGGAAGGCGCGGCGTTCGTCGGCACGCGCTCGCGGCTCTTCGCCGCGGTCGGCATGGGCGCCGGCGTCGTCGATCTCTTCTTCGACTTCAACCAGAACTGGGGCTGGTCCTACAGCGTGCAGCAGCAGGGATCGGGCGGCGGCAACAACGCCTTCGACTACTACCTCTATTCGCAGGGACGCGAGGCGGTGTCGCCGTGGTCGAATCCCGAGCTGTACAACTTCGAGTCGGCGCTGATGCACGCGCCGGAAGTGACGGCGCCGTTTCTCATCGAGCACGGCGGCGCCGATCCGACCGTGCCCTTCACCAACGGGCTCGCGATGTACAACGCGCTGCGCTTCAACAACAAGAAGGCGGTGCTGCTGGCATATCCGGGCGAGGGCCATGGCTTGCGCGGCATGGCCAACCGCAAGGACCTGACGATCCGTTTCTTCCAGTTCTTCGATCACTACCTGAAGGGGGCGCCGGCCCCGAAATGGCTGACCGACGGCGTGCCGTTCTTGGACAAAGACAGCACGAAGGAATCGAAGTAG
- a CDS encoding TRAP transporter TatT component family protein: protein MWRVAALAAVAAALGGCGMLQRKAVGMVANTLASSGDVFTRDDDPELVGQAIPFGLKLYESLLDSAPKNKDLLIATCSNFTQYGVAYLETEALVLGETNHHDEVAHLNTRALKLYLRAKGYCLRAMEVRFPGITPALLKDPVAALKPAKKADVPLLYWMAASWGSAIALGVDKPELVIDLPTVRALAERAIALDETWNQGALHEMFIALDSQPEALGGSVERARVHFKRAVELQNGAAPGPYVSLAIGVSMPAQDRAEFESLLKQALAIDPEKSPSTRLITLVQQRRAQAMLDHIDTLFTK from the coding sequence GTGTGGCGGGTTGCGGCCCTCGCGGCGGTGGCGGCGGCGCTCGGCGGCTGCGGTATGTTGCAGCGCAAGGCGGTGGGCATGGTCGCGAACACGCTCGCGTCGAGCGGCGACGTGTTCACCCGTGACGACGACCCGGAACTGGTCGGCCAGGCCATCCCGTTCGGGCTGAAGCTGTACGAATCGCTGCTCGACTCCGCGCCGAAGAACAAGGACCTGCTGATCGCCACCTGCAGCAATTTCACGCAATACGGGGTCGCCTATCTCGAAACCGAGGCGCTCGTGCTCGGCGAGACGAACCACCACGACGAGGTGGCGCACCTCAACACGCGCGCCCTCAAACTGTATCTTCGCGCCAAGGGCTACTGCCTGCGCGCGATGGAGGTGCGCTTCCCCGGGATCACGCCGGCGCTGCTCAAGGACCCGGTCGCTGCGCTCAAGCCGGCGAAGAAGGCGGACGTCCCGCTCCTGTACTGGATGGCGGCGTCGTGGGGCTCGGCGATCGCGCTCGGCGTCGACAAGCCGGAGCTGGTGATCGACCTGCCGACCGTCCGCGCGCTGGCCGAACGGGCGATCGCGCTCGACGAGACGTGGAACCAGGGTGCGCTCCACGAGATGTTCATCGCGCTCGACAGCCAGCCCGAGGCGCTCGGCGGCTCGGTCGAGCGGGCGCGCGTCCATTTCAAACGGGCCGTAGAGCTCCAGAACGGGGCGGCGCCAGGCCCTTACGTCTCGCTGGCGATCGGCGTCTCGATGCCGGCGCAGGATCGCGCGGAGTTCGAATCGCTGCTGAAACAGGCGCTGGCGATCGACCCTGAGAAAAGCCCGTCGACCCGCCTGATCACGCTGGTGCAGCAGCGCCGCGCGCAGGCGATGCTCGATCACATCGACACGCTCTTCACCAAATAG
- the dctP gene encoding TRAP transporter substrate-binding protein DctP — MFAVKRFLIWTSLAAATVTLSAGAENIKLSTLVPAGTSWHKALLDMGNAWNKDTAGRVTLTVFPGGQQGDEATAIKKMRADILQASFLSNVGLAELDEAFNVFSMPFFIDSPDEEAAIEKRLTPVIEQRLNAKGFHLVCWGSAGWLQVFSKKPLKSLADVKNAKLYTTKGADKWYQWYVSNGFHPVPLLPSDVPTQLKLGTGLIDTAPYPPYLAMTLRVFDDAKYMLDLKIAPLTGALLVSQAAWNRISADDRAKLTTDAQALETRVRSEAPAQDAESVKVMTSRGLQVTTLDPKTIGEFQGAADQLVKTMRGSMVPADIYDIAVQERDAFRKSKGK, encoded by the coding sequence ATGTTCGCAGTCAAACGCTTCCTGATCTGGACCTCGCTCGCCGCCGCCACCGTGACGCTGTCGGCCGGCGCCGAAAACATCAAGCTCTCGACCCTCGTGCCGGCCGGCACGAGCTGGCACAAGGCCTTGCTCGACATGGGCAACGCCTGGAACAAGGACACCGCGGGCCGCGTGACGCTGACCGTGTTTCCCGGCGGCCAGCAAGGGGACGAAGCGACCGCGATCAAGAAGATGCGGGCCGACATCCTGCAGGCCTCGTTCCTGTCGAACGTCGGTCTGGCCGAGCTCGACGAGGCGTTCAATGTTTTCTCGATGCCGTTCTTCATCGACTCGCCCGACGAGGAAGCGGCGATCGAGAAGCGCCTGACGCCGGTCATCGAGCAGCGGCTGAACGCCAAGGGGTTCCACCTGGTCTGCTGGGGCTCCGCCGGGTGGCTGCAGGTCTTCTCGAAGAAGCCGCTGAAATCGCTGGCCGACGTCAAGAACGCCAAGCTCTATACGACCAAGGGCGCCGACAAATGGTACCAGTGGTACGTCAGCAACGGCTTCCACCCGGTGCCGCTGCTGCCGTCCGACGTGCCGACGCAGCTCAAGCTGGGCACCGGCCTGATCGACACCGCGCCTTATCCGCCGTATCTCGCCATGACGCTGCGCGTTTTCGACGACGCGAAGTACATGCTCGATCTGAAGATCGCGCCGCTGACCGGTGCGCTCCTCGTCTCGCAGGCCGCCTGGAACCGAATCAGCGCCGACGACCGCGCCAAGCTGACCACCGATGCCCAGGCGCTCGAGACGCGCGTGCGCAGCGAGGCGCCGGCGCAGGACGCTGAGTCGGTGAAGGTCATGACCAGCCGCGGCCTGCAGGTGACGACGCTGGACCCCAAGACGATCGGCGAGTTTCAAGGCGCGGCCGATCAGCTCGTCAAGACGATGCGCGGCTCGATGGTGCCGGCCGACATCTACGACATCGCCGTCCAGGAGCGCGACGCGTTCCGCAAGTCAAAGGGCAAGTAG
- a CDS encoding fatty acid desaturase — MTTLRKAVRTAYTLSTVNWITAFFMIAFHALAIVALFFFSWTNLLVALALHWMAVGFGISLGYHRLHTHRGFKTSKAFEYFLAVCGTMTLEGGPIFWVATHRQHHQLSDHEGDPHSPRDGAFWAHMGWILFGDTHHNNTELMGKYAPDLGRDPFYRWLNSYHWIPLTATGLILLAIGGWSMVLWGIFLRVVVGLHGTWLVNSATHMWGTRRFETRDDSRNSWWVALLTFGEGWHNNHHAHPVSARHGLAWWEFDISWITLKVFNAIGLVSDLKMAKLREAAMEEAA, encoded by the coding sequence TTGACGACACTCCGTAAGGCCGTGCGGACGGCCTACACGCTCTCGACCGTGAACTGGATCACCGCGTTTTTCATGATCGCCTTCCACGCTCTGGCGATCGTGGCGCTCTTTTTCTTCTCCTGGACCAATTTGCTCGTCGCGCTGGCGCTGCACTGGATGGCGGTCGGCTTCGGCATCAGCCTCGGCTATCACCGTCTGCATACGCACCGCGGCTTCAAGACGTCGAAGGCCTTCGAGTATTTCCTGGCCGTCTGCGGGACGATGACTCTCGAAGGCGGGCCGATCTTCTGGGTCGCCACGCATCGTCAGCATCATCAGCTCTCGGACCACGAAGGCGATCCGCATAGCCCGCGCGACGGCGCCTTCTGGGCGCACATGGGCTGGATCCTCTTCGGCGACACGCACCACAACAATACCGAGCTGATGGGGAAGTACGCGCCGGATCTCGGGCGCGACCCGTTCTACCGCTGGCTCAACTCGTATCACTGGATTCCGCTGACCGCGACCGGCCTGATCCTGCTCGCCATCGGCGGCTGGTCGATGGTCCTCTGGGGCATCTTTCTCCGCGTCGTCGTCGGGCTGCACGGTACCTGGCTCGTGAATTCCGCGACGCACATGTGGGGCACGCGCCGCTTCGAGACGCGCGACGACTCGCGCAACAGCTGGTGGGTGGCGCTCCTGACGTTCGGCGAGGGCTGGCACAACAACCACCATGCCCATCCCGTCTCGGCCCGCCATGGCCTCGCCTGGTGGGAGTTCGACATCTCGTGGATCACCCTGAAGGTGTTCAACGCGATCGGCCTGGTCAGCGATCTGAAGATGGCGAAGCTTCGCGAAGCCGCGATGGAAGAAGCGGCGTAG